The Hyperthermus butylicus DSM 5456 genome includes a region encoding these proteins:
- a CDS encoding S16 family serine protease — protein sequence MRPNHARLLIALVLVAIIAFPTPASAASVCLELGLLAVNEDNGALHGEVIPAQLTVTWPGNGTVSLLSSNDIGPSTRVSTFIAFQVAAILAGIDPRYYNVTITFKTEEPVSGPSASGFIAAALYSIFIGLEPSKKATMTGMTSATGFVLPVAGLSYKLEAAAREGYVVTIVPWQPDILENSSLPPQGLTIRHACSIEDAALLLAGGNPVNLTTRLALNPLTLFGNEVAKFRYYALLFSNYTLKLVDSIDNEHVAKIVERLARESITIADKSPYSAASMAFLSLYLASTAVAEQHGYAAVERLLGVSIEDILAEARTSVEHAASLFNYTGSCGLWGFEALAAAKLRLYLAEHAAKSDDEDVKVLALLRAYSAESWAKLARVDYGPRVSCAELREAVRILVNYANYTYEYLASIIDRYINVTRMVDGRTIEEWLADARHALENGDYALAAGIALYVVDEVEQILITSSPLPQSCVLGRAERIEILQYGRGLLGLVSGLTLAYALGEANLTANITGNHNIPEGLAITSIVWSLLPLTLTSIEPSGAPAPTLAPASCPLRSIQQYIMALVIVSAVLAILAYASALTARRARLEVVQ from the coding sequence TTGAGACCCAACCATGCACGGCTTCTAATAGCCCTGGTACTTGTTGCAATTATAGCATTCCCCACTCCTGCTAGCGCTGCATCAGTCTGTCTAGAGCTTGGGCTCCTAGCTGTTAACGAGGATAACGGTGCTCTCCACGGTGAGGTTATACCTGCCCAGCTTACAGTTACTTGGCCCGGCAATGGCACAGTATCACTGCTATCAAGTAATGATATAGGGCCCTCGACAAGGGTATCGACCTTCATAGCGTTCCAGGTAGCTGCAATCCTGGCAGGGATTGACCCCCGATACTACAACGTAACTATAACGTTTAAAACAGAGGAGCCTGTTTCGGGGCCCAGCGCAAGCGGCTTCATCGCAGCTGCACTCTACTCCATATTTATCGGTCTGGAGCCCTCAAAAAAGGCAACTATGACTGGCATGACTTCAGCTACAGGGTTTGTGCTCCCAGTTGCGGGGCTAAGCTACAAACTTGAAGCAGCCGCTAGGGAGGGCTACGTTGTCACCATAGTACCATGGCAGCCTGACATACTAGAAAACTCTTCACTACCCCCTCAAGGCCTTACCATACGCCATGCCTGCAGCATTGAGGATGCCGCGTTACTACTTGCTGGAGGTAACCCGGTCAACCTCACCACAAGACTTGCCCTCAACCCCTTGACACTGTTTGGCAACGAGGTGGCAAAGTTTAGGTACTATGCACTCCTCTTTAGCAACTATACTCTCAAGCTGGTGGACAGTATAGACAATGAACATGTAGCAAAGATTGTCGAGAGACTTGCACGCGAGAGCATCACTATAGCCGATAAGTCGCCCTATAGTGCTGCAAGCATGGCATTCCTATCCCTCTACCTTGCATCAACCGCTGTAGCTGAGCAACACGGCTACGCGGCTGTCGAGCGCCTACTCGGGGTAAGCATAGAGGATATCCTCGCCGAGGCAAGAACTAGTGTGGAGCATGCTGCCAGCCTCTTCAACTACACAGGGTCCTGCGGGCTATGGGGGTTCGAGGCTCTAGCAGCTGCCAAGCTCCGCCTATACCTTGCCGAGCACGCGGCGAAATCGGACGATGAAGATGTTAAGGTGCTAGCCCTCCTCCGCGCTTACTCTGCAGAATCCTGGGCTAAGCTGGCAAGGGTTGACTACGGCCCACGCGTATCGTGTGCAGAGCTTAGGGAGGCTGTGAGAATACTCGTAAACTATGCGAACTATACGTACGAGTATCTCGCCAGTATTATTGACCGCTACATAAACGTTACCAGGATGGTTGACGGCAGGACCATCGAGGAGTGGCTTGCCGATGCAAGGCATGCTCTTGAAAACGGGGACTATGCTCTTGCAGCCGGGATAGCACTGTACGTAGTCGACGAGGTCGAACAAATACTCATAACGTCCTCGCCACTGCCACAGAGCTGCGTGCTAGGACGCGCTGAGCGCATAGAGATACTCCAGTATGGGAGAGGACTTCTAGGCCTAGTCTCAGGGCTGACACTAGCCTATGCGCTGGGCGAGGCTAATCTAACCGCAAACATAACCGGCAACCACAACATTCCCGAGGGATTAGCTATAACCTCGATTGTATGGTCGCTTCTCCCCCTCACGCTCACGAGCATAGAGCCTAGCGGAGCGCCAGCTCCAACACTAGCGCCAGCCAGCTGTCCTCTACGATCCATACAACAATACATAATGGCGTTGGTCATAGTGTCGGCTGTACTCGCAATACTAGCCTACGCGTCAGCTCTTACTGCTAGGAGGGCTAGGCTTGAGGTAGTCCAGTAA
- the udg gene encoding type-4 uracil-DNA glycosylase — MSVEEEYRRLVEEIMNCTKCRLHQYRRNPVPGEGPLNAKVMVIGEAPGRNEDLQGRPFVGAAGQLLNKLLELAGLKREQVYITNIVKCRPPGNRDPQEDEVKACLPYLLHQIRLVKPKLIIAVGRHSARTLLELAGLQWRSMSEQHGKTYHGEIGGVKLMITVTYHPAAALYKPPLRQKLEDDFRGPIAAAVREALREEPTSKKPRTLLDYLKPSPPSSKS; from the coding sequence ATGAGCGTTGAGGAGGAGTATAGGAGGCTTGTTGAGGAGATAATGAACTGTACCAAGTGCCGGCTCCACCAGTACCGGCGCAACCCGGTACCTGGCGAGGGCCCCCTCAACGCAAAGGTGATGGTTATCGGTGAGGCGCCGGGCAGGAATGAGGATCTCCAGGGTAGGCCGTTCGTTGGCGCAGCCGGCCAGCTCCTAAACAAGCTCCTGGAGCTCGCGGGGCTCAAACGGGAGCAGGTCTATATAACGAATATCGTCAAGTGTAGGCCGCCCGGCAATCGCGACCCTCAGGAAGATGAGGTGAAGGCTTGCTTACCCTACCTTCTACACCAGATAAGGCTGGTAAAGCCAAAGCTAATCATAGCCGTTGGCCGTCACTCAGCCCGTACCTTGTTGGAGCTGGCTGGGCTACAGTGGAGGAGTATGAGCGAACAGCACGGCAAGACGTACCACGGCGAGATTGGAGGTGTCAAGCTGATGATAACTGTTACCTATCACCCCGCTGCCGCGCTCTACAAGCCGCCCCTCCGGCAGAAGCTAGAGGACGACTTCCGGGGGCCCATTGCGGCTGCTGTGCGGGAGGCTTTGAGAGAGGAGCCTACCTCTAAAAAGCCGCGCACGTTACTGGACTACCTCAAGCCTAGCCCTCCTAGCAGTAAGAGCTGA
- the udp gene encoding uridine phosphorylase, translated as MERPSAKAPTVEGKMYHIMLGPGEIPPYVLLPGDPGRIDDIVATWDEWRELAFHREYRSVKGRYKGVEIGAVSTGIGGPSTAIAVEELARIGVHTFIRVGTTGAIQPDIELGTVIIGYAAVRYDGASGEYAPPEYPAAATPEVVLALVEAAERLGVPYRVGVVASTATFHLGQSRPGFRGYEWSRSRERLADLQRMGVLSFEMEAATIFTLASLYGLRAGCVCAAIANRVTDEFKPGVGVREAILVANEAVRILAEADREKGRKPASITTLYNAVRKLYG; from the coding sequence GTGGAGAGGCCCTCGGCGAAAGCGCCAACCGTTGAGGGTAAAATGTACCATATCATGCTCGGCCCAGGCGAAATTCCGCCCTACGTCCTCCTGCCAGGCGATCCAGGTAGGATAGACGATATAGTCGCGACGTGGGATGAATGGCGGGAGCTAGCATTTCACCGCGAGTATCGTAGTGTCAAGGGCAGGTATAAGGGTGTGGAAATAGGCGCTGTCAGCACTGGCATAGGCGGACCGTCAACTGCAATTGCCGTCGAGGAGCTGGCTAGGATAGGGGTACATACGTTCATCCGCGTGGGCACCACTGGCGCTATACAACCGGATATAGAACTTGGAACAGTCATCATAGGCTATGCAGCTGTAAGATATGATGGTGCTAGTGGTGAGTATGCTCCGCCAGAGTACCCCGCAGCTGCGACACCCGAGGTGGTTCTAGCTCTTGTTGAGGCTGCTGAGAGGCTCGGGGTACCATACCGTGTCGGCGTGGTGGCCTCAACAGCAACATTCCACTTGGGGCAGAGCCGCCCAGGGTTCCGTGGGTACGAGTGGAGCCGTAGCAGGGAGAGGCTAGCAGACCTACAGCGCATGGGTGTCCTCAGCTTCGAGATGGAGGCGGCGACGATATTCACTCTCGCGAGTCTCTATGGGCTGCGGGCAGGCTGTGTCTGCGCCGCAATAGCCAACCGCGTGACCGACGAGTTTAAACCGGGGGTCGGGGTTAGGGAGGCGATACTAGTGGCTAATGAGGCTGTGAGGATACTAGCCGAGGCCGACAGGGAAAAGGGCAGGAAGCCAGCTAGTATAACAACGCTCTACAACGCCGTCAGAAAGCTGTACGGCTAG
- a CDS encoding TIGR00269 family protein, giving the protein MSQSMLQQVRGNEARLYRCSLCGEPAAAELRYARLRLCKKHFIEFINRKVERTLRRVGALRKGVKILVAISGGKDSAVTLAALSDLAKKYGIEVYAIHLRLGFGEFSAKVEERVRSLCNMLGIPCIVVDVAEAVGDPVHILARKARRPACSVCGLVKRYFLNASAIELGADYVALGHNADDIIAYSIKAFLNQDLEALAKFGPVTTSIDDLAVARLRPLYEVYEKEDVLYAILRGLPVVFDKCPFRPEAPMEDTIKEMINKLEDKHPGIKISFLRRLEKRIKLYGELAGSAKPGRCKYCGLISQGDECSFCRLTRRIYGEPRGPKVREYLKQVIQRSFATR; this is encoded by the coding sequence ATGTCACAGTCTATGTTGCAGCAAGTACGGGGTAACGAAGCTAGGCTATACCGCTGCAGCCTCTGCGGAGAGCCTGCTGCCGCTGAGCTGAGATATGCTAGGCTGAGGCTCTGCAAGAAACACTTCATCGAGTTTATAAATAGGAAGGTTGAGCGCACCCTACGCCGTGTCGGCGCGCTACGCAAGGGTGTAAAGATACTTGTAGCGATTTCGGGTGGCAAGGATAGTGCTGTAACGCTTGCAGCACTTTCCGACCTGGCAAAGAAGTATGGCATCGAGGTCTACGCTATACACCTACGCCTAGGCTTCGGCGAGTTCTCAGCCAAGGTTGAGGAGAGAGTTAGGAGTCTATGCAACATGCTCGGTATACCCTGCATAGTGGTTGATGTTGCCGAAGCAGTGGGCGATCCGGTACACATACTTGCACGCAAGGCGAGGAGGCCAGCATGCAGCGTCTGTGGCCTCGTGAAGAGGTATTTCCTAAATGCGTCTGCAATAGAGCTAGGCGCCGACTATGTAGCGCTTGGCCACAATGCAGACGACATAATAGCCTATAGCATCAAGGCCTTTCTAAACCAGGATCTGGAGGCACTAGCAAAGTTTGGCCCTGTAACAACAAGCATTGACGACCTAGCTGTTGCTAGGCTTAGGCCACTCTACGAGGTCTACGAGAAGGAGGATGTACTCTATGCTATTCTCCGAGGCCTACCTGTAGTCTTTGATAAGTGTCCGTTCAGACCAGAGGCCCCCATGGAGGATACGATAAAGGAGATGATCAACAAACTGGAGGACAAACATCCCGGTATAAAGATCTCCTTCCTAAGGAGGCTCGAGAAGAGGATAAAGCTCTACGGAGAGTTGGCAGGCAGCGCAAAGCCTGGACGCTGCAAGTACTGTGGCCTCATAAGCCAGGGCGATGAGTGTAGCTTCTGTAGACTCACACGCCGCATCTACGGCGAGCCCAGGGGACCGAAGGTCAGGGAATACTTGAAGCAGGTTATCCAGAGGAGCTTTGCAACCAGGTAG
- a CDS encoding ABC transporter permease subunit, translating into MTSIELLVQGLAPAAIVAVAAYGELLMERAGMLNLGLEGLVYFSSAAAAAAAAATGSLSAGFAVGALAGIALILVYYVAAIVFRANQAVTGLAIVFLGIGLGDLVGSNAAGTPLPSLSLGVKNYASLALLVLPAVVLYALLYRTWVGYAVRSLGEDVEAARFLGVNVAVYRLAVALTAGALAGIAGAFIFLSRPGTWSAGVALGWGWLALGSVILGYWHPVGVAAAAYLIGLANTLIMVLEGLGVPAVVAENTPYIMVVVALALVSWLYERIGARPPALIWRR; encoded by the coding sequence ATGACTAGCATAGAACTCCTAGTCCAAGGCCTAGCTCCTGCTGCAATAGTTGCTGTAGCTGCTTATGGCGAGCTGTTGATGGAGAGAGCTGGCATGCTGAACCTTGGGCTAGAGGGGCTAGTTTATTTCTCCTCGGCTGCGGCTGCAGCTGCTGCAGCGGCTACTGGTAGCTTGTCAGCAGGATTTGCTGTGGGAGCCCTTGCAGGTATAGCGTTGATCCTCGTCTACTATGTTGCAGCAATAGTGTTTAGGGCCAACCAGGCCGTCACTGGCCTAGCAATAGTATTCCTCGGGATAGGCCTTGGTGACCTTGTTGGCAGTAATGCTGCCGGAACCCCCCTGCCATCCCTCAGTCTCGGGGTAAAGAACTATGCCTCGCTCGCGCTACTCGTGCTTCCAGCAGTGGTACTCTACGCCCTCCTATACCGTACATGGGTAGGATATGCTGTGAGGAGCCTTGGCGAGGATGTGGAGGCTGCAAGGTTCCTAGGGGTGAACGTGGCAGTTTACCGGCTTGCGGTGGCGCTCACAGCTGGGGCTCTGGCGGGTATTGCTGGCGCCTTCATCTTTCTGAGCCGGCCGGGCACGTGGAGTGCTGGAGTGGCGCTTGGCTGGGGTTGGCTCGCACTGGGCAGTGTCATCCTCGGCTACTGGCATCCGGTGGGAGTGGCTGCTGCAGCCTACCTCATAGGCCTGGCTAACACTTTGATAATGGTCCTTGAGGGGCTGGGTGTGCCCGCTGTAGTGGCCGAGAATACGCCCTACATAATGGTTGTTGTGGCTCTCGCACTAGTGTCCTGGCTGTATGAGAGGATTGGTGCGAGGCCGCCTGCCCTCATATGGCGGCGCTAA
- a CDS encoding ABC transporter permease, which yields MRLELVEKAPWERGNPLLYGLAGLAAGMLVSIAVGALTPRGVGGVAAAFYKAFTNPNSYFDSLPYFVPIGLSAAGLALAYRAGFITIGSEGQVILGLTVTHGLLAYVLWDAPGLAGLVAALVLAAIVGGACGLLVGAMRAYLGTNETLISLMLNYVVVAIVNYLVSGPWKAGRFTMTVVLPEKFWVSGATAAAVAAAAIVVLDLVHRFTRLGVAIDAVGAARKAAETYGVDPRRTILAAAALSGAAAGLGGALYIVSIHTPLTTIGKGGLGYGYMGVLAAWLAGLRPLGALAAGMLLAVLYNMVSMLQLQGIPASLVYAFEAILVLSVLIATTLSRYKLVVRRND from the coding sequence TTGAGACTTGAGCTTGTAGAGAAGGCGCCATGGGAGCGTGGAAATCCTCTCCTCTACGGCCTTGCCGGCCTAGCTGCCGGCATGCTTGTCTCCATAGCTGTTGGCGCTCTTACACCTCGTGGCGTAGGTGGTGTAGCTGCCGCCTTCTACAAGGCCTTTACGAATCCCAACTCCTACTTCGACTCGCTGCCATACTTCGTGCCCATAGGCCTCTCGGCTGCTGGACTAGCCCTAGCCTATAGAGCTGGCTTCATAACCATCGGCTCAGAGGGTCAGGTTATACTGGGCTTGACAGTAACCCACGGCCTCTTAGCCTATGTGTTATGGGATGCGCCAGGTCTTGCAGGTCTTGTAGCGGCACTAGTACTAGCCGCTATAGTAGGCGGAGCATGTGGCCTCCTTGTTGGCGCTATGCGGGCGTACTTGGGCACCAATGAGACCCTTATAAGCCTCATGTTAAACTATGTTGTTGTTGCTATTGTAAATTATCTCGTATCCGGACCCTGGAAAGCTGGGAGATTCACCATGACTGTAGTGTTGCCCGAGAAGTTCTGGGTCAGCGGGGCTACGGCGGCAGCTGTAGCGGCTGCCGCCATAGTAGTGCTTGACCTTGTCCATCGGTTTACAAGGCTTGGCGTGGCAATAGATGCTGTCGGGGCTGCGAGAAAGGCAGCTGAAACCTATGGGGTGGACCCCCGGAGAACAATTCTCGCTGCTGCGGCACTGTCTGGTGCTGCGGCAGGGCTCGGCGGCGCGCTGTACATAGTGTCTATTCATACACCGTTAACCACTATAGGCAAGGGAGGCCTGGGTTACGGCTACATGGGCGTGCTCGCAGCGTGGCTAGCTGGTCTACGTCCCCTCGGCGCTCTCGCTGCTGGCATGTTGCTGGCCGTGCTCTATAACATGGTTTCTATGCTCCAGCTCCAGGGTATACCTGCAAGCCTAGTCTACGCCTTCGAAGCCATACTCGTACTCTCCGTGCTCATAGCCACAACACTCTCCAGGTACAAGCTCGTGGTGAGGAGGAATGACTAG
- a CDS encoding ABC transporter ATP-binding protein: protein MGKAAPVLSLHGIVKVYPGGVVANDHVDLDLYPGEVLALLGENGAGKSTLVSIIAGLQRPDHGRIIYRGSEVQFGSPRDAVRAGIVLVPQHPRLIEAFTVAENVMLAVRLAGRKLSRSEVVSRLQQLAEKYGLHVDPDKPVRELTMGERQRAEILKALLLDAQVLLLDEPTTHLSPLEARQLLGLARRLAGEGRSVVLITHRIPEALEAADRIAVMRRGKLVTVMPRSEATPAKLLQLMFGEAPRMEVKRSAKPGSREVLVVRDVWISEPGRGYVVKAAAFSVRSGEIYGIAGVAGNGQRELFEAIIGLRIPVRGSIIIDGVDVTRRGAGARARLGTAVIPEERLGWALVPGKSLVFNTVLGFYSCGTSLFRGLVVLWSRARRLTEKIVEDMEVKTPGLDASVEALSGGNMQRFILGRELAKKPRLIVAMNPTAGLDFDATRRVRRLIARAADEGAAVLLVSEDLEELFELADRIAVMSAGRIVCECSKPFNYKHIVSAMAQGGGSVET from the coding sequence GTGGGCAAGGCTGCCCCAGTTCTCTCGCTGCATGGCATTGTGAAGGTTTATCCAGGAGGTGTGGTCGCTAACGACCATGTAGACCTGGATCTATACCCCGGGGAGGTTCTCGCGCTACTTGGCGAGAACGGTGCCGGCAAGTCTACCCTTGTGAGCATAATTGCTGGGCTACAGAGGCCTGACCATGGGAGAATCATCTATCGGGGTTCGGAGGTCCAGTTTGGGAGTCCCCGTGATGCAGTTCGCGCCGGTATTGTCCTCGTGCCACAGCATCCACGCCTCATCGAGGCATTTACTGTTGCGGAAAATGTTATGCTCGCTGTCCGGCTTGCTGGCAGAAAGCTCTCGCGGAGCGAGGTCGTGTCTAGACTGCAGCAGCTAGCTGAAAAGTATGGTCTACACGTTGATCCTGATAAGCCGGTGCGAGAACTTACTATGGGCGAGAGGCAGCGGGCGGAAATACTCAAAGCGTTGCTCTTGGATGCGCAAGTGCTACTCCTAGACGAGCCCACTACGCACCTTTCTCCGCTTGAGGCTAGGCAGCTTCTAGGCCTTGCCAGGAGGCTGGCGGGTGAAGGGCGCAGTGTAGTCCTCATCACTCACCGTATCCCGGAGGCGTTAGAGGCTGCAGACCGCATAGCCGTGATGAGGCGTGGCAAGCTTGTAACAGTGATGCCCCGTAGCGAGGCTACGCCTGCAAAGCTCCTCCAGCTAATGTTTGGTGAAGCTCCACGCATGGAGGTTAAGCGCTCCGCTAAGCCGGGAAGCAGGGAGGTGCTGGTGGTACGGGATGTGTGGATTAGTGAGCCCGGCCGCGGCTACGTGGTGAAGGCAGCTGCGTTTAGCGTTAGGAGTGGCGAGATCTACGGTATAGCTGGGGTGGCTGGTAACGGGCAACGAGAGCTATTCGAGGCTATTATAGGCTTACGCATCCCAGTACGAGGCTCAATAATCATTGATGGTGTTGATGTTACAAGGCGTGGAGCTGGTGCGAGAGCTAGGTTGGGCACAGCTGTTATACCGGAGGAGAGGCTTGGCTGGGCACTCGTACCAGGTAAGAGCCTTGTATTCAACACCGTTCTCGGCTTTTACAGTTGTGGAACAAGCTTGTTCCGTGGACTAGTGGTGTTGTGGAGTAGGGCTAGGAGGCTTACGGAGAAGATAGTGGAGGATATGGAGGTAAAGACTCCTGGTCTAGACGCATCCGTTGAGGCGCTTAGCGGAGGTAACATGCAACGCTTCATCCTTGGACGTGAGCTGGCTAAAAAGCCCAGGCTCATAGTGGCAATGAATCCCACGGCAGGCCTCGACTTTGACGCTACAAGGAGGGTTCGCAGACTCATAGCAAGAGCGGCCGACGAAGGTGCAGCTGTTCTCCTCGTATCCGAGGATCTTGAAGAGCTTTTTGAGCTGGCAGACAGGATAGCCGTTATGAGCGCCGGCAGAATTGTCTGCGAGTGCTCTAAGCCATTCAACTACAAGCACATAGTATCAGCCATGGCTCAGGGAGGTGGATCTGTTGAGACTTGA
- a CDS encoding 50S ribosomal protein L13e, whose product MAQERSVEPPRAIVKKPRLLKYGGAEPGLREGRGFSIPELEAVGLTVEQARRLGLYVDTRRKTKWDWNVEALRKFLEELGIKPRSSSS is encoded by the coding sequence TTGGCGCAGGAGAGGAGCGTAGAGCCTCCAAGGGCTATAGTGAAGAAGCCACGTCTACTCAAGTATGGTGGTGCGGAGCCGGGTCTGCGGGAGGGTAGAGGATTCAGCATACCGGAGCTTGAGGCTGTGGGGCTGACAGTTGAACAGGCGAGAAGGCTCGGCCTCTACGTTGACACGAGGAGGAAGACTAAGTGGGACTGGAATGTAGAGGCCCTACGTAAGTTCCTCGAAGAGCTAGGCATAAAGCCGCGGAGTTCCAGTAGCTAG
- a CDS encoding Lrp/AsnC family transcriptional regulator, which produces MSARSHASIDDVDYKLVKLLAMNARQSIRELARELKLAASTVHTRLSKLVKAGVIRRFTVLPDYDVLGYTVTVLILMQVEGGRIVEVGEYLAKSPNVIAVYDITGDYDLAVVAKFRSVSELDKFIKAVNKLPAVKRTVTSLALRAIKEDPASPLTAEA; this is translated from the coding sequence TTGTCTGCGCGGAGCCATGCTAGCATAGATGATGTTGACTATAAGCTTGTAAAGCTCCTGGCTATGAATGCGCGGCAGAGTATACGCGAGCTCGCAAGGGAATTAAAACTTGCTGCATCAACTGTTCACACGCGGCTAAGTAAGCTTGTTAAAGCAGGGGTTATAAGGAGGTTTACTGTCCTACCGGACTACGATGTGTTGGGCTATACTGTCACTGTTCTCATACTAATGCAAGTTGAAGGGGGACGCATAGTAGAGGTTGGAGAATACCTCGCCAAGTCTCCCAACGTTATCGCAGTGTATGATATCACCGGCGACTACGATCTCGCAGTCGTAGCGAAGTTTAGGAGCGTAAGTGAGCTAGACAAGTTCATCAAGGCCGTGAACAAGCTGCCAGCCGTCAAGCGAACCGTTACAAGCCTCGCCCTTCGCGCAATAAAGGAGGACCCCGCCTCACCCCTAACAGCGGAGGCCTAG
- a CDS encoding DUF211 domain-containing protein, translated as MQLRGGRVSRELSGLRRLVLDVLKPLKDPSIVDVALELAKVPGVQGVNITVNEVDVETLSLTVVIEGDNIEFDGIRRVLEEVGAAIHSIDQVVAGEKFVEIPRRPQE; from the coding sequence ATGCAACTACGCGGCGGGAGGGTTAGTCGAGAGTTGAGTGGCTTGCGCCGCCTAGTCCTCGACGTGCTTAAACCCCTAAAGGACCCGTCAATAGTTGATGTTGCTCTCGAGCTTGCAAAGGTTCCCGGCGTACAGGGCGTAAACATAACTGTCAACGAGGTTGATGTCGAGACGCTAAGCTTAACAGTCGTTATCGAAGGCGACAATATCGAGTTCGACGGCATTAGGAGGGTTCTCGAGGAGGTTGGAGCAGCAATACACAGTATCGACCAGGTGGTGGCTGGCGAGAAGTTTGTCGAAATTCCACGCAGACCACAAGAATAA
- the metG gene encoding methionine--tRNA ligase subunit beta, with the protein MDREKEYITIEEFARIDLRVGRVVEAERIPGTRLLRLIVDIGTEKRQIIAGLGEFYNPEDFIGKTMVIVANLKPKRIRGYLSEGMLLAAGCEKGQKPVPLTAEGAEPGWKVC; encoded by the coding sequence ATGGACAGAGAGAAGGAGTACATAACTATAGAGGAGTTTGCCCGCATCGACCTACGTGTTGGCCGGGTTGTAGAGGCTGAGCGTATTCCTGGCACGAGGCTACTCCGCCTCATAGTGGATATTGGTACCGAGAAGAGGCAGATAATAGCTGGGCTCGGCGAGTTCTACAACCCCGAGGACTTTATAGGCAAGACAATGGTTATAGTTGCCAACCTCAAGCCTAAGAGGATACGTGGTTACTTGAGTGAGGGCATGCTACTAGCTGCTGGCTGCGAGAAGGGACAGAAGCCGGTGCCCCTAACAGCTGAGGGAGCTGAGCCCGGCTGGAAGGTCTGCTAG
- a CDS encoding saccharopine dehydrogenase family protein: MEGLAAKMVICLVGYGRIGRITARILAEKGFPPIVYDSSRYRVELARRDGFESHLADSTNPHVASHIASSCEAILTALPGRIAERVITLLVEYKAPLIVDVSFVRDPLAFHSRALENRIKLFVDAGFAPGLSNMLVAHGARGLDSAVEAIVYVGGISAEAEREPLGLVASWSTMDLLEEYSRPARAKLRGRLVELDPIDDAVEVELPGLGRFDAMPTDGLRTLLTSYPSIETLVEYTLRYPGHVNVLKTLKRLGLLDNKPHVIAGCSVAPRELLARLLEEILPKQDDRIVLHVTVKGIANNKRVERVYTIDVKQRDLDIDYPVLAYATSIVHAWTAMQALRGWGHPGVNTPEELAPALRDLARELSSRGIQLRRRECIES, translated from the coding sequence TTGGAGGGTCTGGCCGCAAAGATGGTTATATGCCTCGTGGGCTATGGCAGAATTGGGAGAATCACTGCACGCATACTCGCCGAAAAAGGGTTTCCACCTATAGTCTATGACTCCTCGCGGTACCGCGTAGAGCTGGCCCGTCGCGATGGCTTTGAGTCACATCTAGCCGACTCTACGAATCCACACGTCGCCAGCCATATAGCGTCTAGCTGTGAGGCTATACTCACAGCGCTACCCGGCAGGATCGCAGAGCGGGTCATAACACTACTCGTAGAGTATAAGGCGCCACTGATAGTAGATGTCTCGTTTGTTCGAGATCCCCTAGCATTCCATAGCCGTGCTCTCGAGAATCGCATCAAACTCTTCGTCGATGCCGGCTTTGCGCCGGGCCTCTCGAACATGCTGGTAGCACACGGCGCACGAGGCCTTGACAGTGCCGTGGAGGCTATAGTCTACGTTGGTGGCATATCGGCGGAGGCTGAGAGGGAGCCCTTAGGCCTTGTAGCATCATGGTCTACTATGGACCTGCTTGAGGAGTACAGTAGGCCTGCACGGGCTAAACTAAGGGGAAGACTCGTAGAGCTAGACCCCATAGACGACGCTGTGGAGGTAGAGCTACCCGGCCTAGGGCGCTTTGACGCCATGCCCACTGATGGACTTAGAACATTACTGACATCTTACCCTAGCATTGAAACGCTTGTAGAGTACACGCTACGTTACCCGGGCCACGTAAATGTCTTGAAGACACTCAAGAGGCTAGGCCTGCTCGACAACAAACCACATGTGATAGCTGGCTGTTCCGTGGCACCTCGCGAGCTGCTCGCAAGGCTTCTTGAGGAGATACTTCCTAAACAAGATGATCGAATAGTTTTACATGTAACTGTAAAAGGCATAGCGAATAACAAGCGTGTCGAGAGAGTCTACACAATCGACGTTAAACAGCGAGATCTCGATATAGATTATCCGGTGCTCGCCTATGCAACAAGCATAGTACATGCGTGGACGGCCATGCAAGCGCTACGCGGCTGGGGGCATCCTGGCGTTAACACGCCAGAGGAGCTCGCTCCCGCACTGAGGGATCTAGCCCGCGAACTCTCTTCGCGAGGTATACAACTTAGAAGGAGGGAGTGCATCGAATCCTAG